A region from the Pararge aegeria chromosome Z, ilParAegt1.1, whole genome shotgun sequence genome encodes:
- the LOC120636317 gene encoding protein ALP1-like, which translates to MEVDEEVCLLWLLLKKKKRKRRYWVHPILRDRLVHGQFVTLYPKLRMYDNKFFDYLRMSIKSFDELIELIRQDISCSETHLRPSVSPEEKLVITLRYLGTGCSFGELSYNYRLGKSTITGIVREVCKSLWNKLVNIVMPEATEDIWKTIARDFERYANFPNCIGAIDGKHIRVIKPVDSGSLYHNYKHYFSIVLLALCDANYCFTYVDIGAYGKSSDSAIFKNSVFYKRLTEKSLNIPTPKPISNVDLTPMPYVIVGDEAFGLAENLMRPYSGKCLPYEKRIFNYRLSRARRNIECTFGILANKWRIFHRPINVNIDFAEDIIKASCVLHNYVRTRDGLKFKDTLYNAPMTNLNTLHAGRGTPSSLNIRDKFAHYFVNDGRVPWQDTKI; encoded by the exons ATGGAGGTCGACGAAGAAGTGTGTTTACTGTGGTTGctccttaaaaaaaagaaaagaaaaaggcgGTATTGGGTGCATCCAATATTACGTGACCGACTAGTACATGGTCAGTTCGTAACATTATATCCCAAATTAAGAATGTATGATAACAAATTTTTTGACTATTTGAGAATGtcaataaaatcttttgatGAACTAATTGAACTGATCAGGCAAGATATTTCATGCTCTGAAACGCATTTGAGGCCAAGCGTGTCACCGGAAGAGAAACTCGTAATAACTTTAag ATATCTTGGTACGGGTTGTTCATTTGGAGAACTAAGCTACAATTACCGCCTAGGAAAATCGACGATTACTGGAATTGTCCGCGAAGTATGTAAATCATTGTGGAATAAGTTGGTAAACATAGTCATGCCCGAAGCGACTGAAGATATCTGGAAGACAATAGCACGAGACTTTGAGAGATATGCAAATTTTCCAAATTGCATTGGTGCTATAGACGGCAAGCATATCCGAGTTATAAAGCCTGTTGATTCGGGTTCTTTGTATCATAACTATAAACATTACTTTTCCATAGTGCTCTTAGCACTTTGCGACGCCAACTATTGCTTTACTTATGTTGATATTGGGGCTTATGGCAAAAGCAGTGAttctgctatatttaaaaattcggttttttataaacgcctgacagaaaaatcattaaacataCCAACACCTAAACCAATATCTAATGTAGACCTAACACCAATGCCTTATGTTATAGTTGGAGATGAAGCCTTCGGCTTAGCAGAAAATTTAATGCGCCCATATTCAGGCAAATGTTTACCATAtgaaaaaaggatttttaactATAGGTTATCGAGAGCCCGACGTAATATTGAGTGCACTTTTGGTATTTTGGCGAACAAATGGCGCATCTTTCATAGGCCTATAAATGTAAACATAGATTTTGCCGAAGATATAATAAAAGCTTCTTGTGTTCTACATAACTATGTGCGGACTAGAGATGgtctaaaatttaaagatacttTATATAATGCACCCATGACTAATCTCAATACCTTGCATGCGGGAAGAGGGACACCGTCATCTTTGAATATCAGAGATAAATTCGCTCATTACTTTGTGAATGATGGGCGTGTTCCATGGCAAGACACAAAGATATAG